Proteins from a single region of Candidatus Saccharibacteria bacterium:
- the rsmA gene encoding ribosomal RNA small subunit methyltransferase A, whose protein sequence is MAGPNKSLGQHWLRDRGVLAHIADCADVQKTDTVLEIGPGLGTLTSELLRRSEKVVAVEFDEALARKLPAQFPGKNLEVIQSDILSFDLSGMPAGYKVVANVPYYITSKIVQLLMTAENKPSIAVLLVQKEVAERLAAKPGDMSILAISAQIFAEVTLGDIVPAAMFTPPPKVDSQVVILKLRDKPFLSDISEKEFFRVVKAGFSAKRKKLRSSLAGGLGISKDESVALLQKAGVNPEARAESLRLEEWAALARVA, encoded by the coding sequence ATGGCCGGTCCGAATAAATCTCTAGGCCAGCACTGGCTCCGCGATCGCGGAGTTCTTGCTCATATTGCCGATTGTGCCGACGTGCAAAAAACCGATACGGTGCTTGAAATCGGCCCGGGTCTTGGCACCCTTACCAGCGAACTGCTTCGTCGCAGCGAAAAAGTGGTGGCGGTAGAGTTCGACGAAGCTTTGGCGCGTAAGTTGCCGGCTCAGTTTCCTGGTAAAAACCTAGAAGTTATTCAAAGTGATATTCTATCGTTTGATCTTTCGGGTATGCCTGCTGGTTACAAGGTTGTAGCGAATGTTCCCTATTACATTACGAGTAAAATCGTTCAGCTGCTTATGACTGCCGAAAACAAGCCATCGATTGCAGTGTTGCTCGTGCAAAAAGAGGTTGCCGAACGTCTCGCGGCAAAGCCTGGCGATATGAGTATTTTGGCTATTAGCGCACAGATTTTTGCCGAGGTAACGCTAGGTGATATTGTGCCTGCTGCTATGTTTACGCCGCCACCAAAGGTGGATTCACAGGTGGTCATATTAAAACTTCGCGATAAGCCGTTTCTTAGCGATATTTCAGAAAAAGAATTCTTTCGCGTGGTAAAAGCTGGATTTTCGGCAAAACGAAAAAAACTTCGCAGTAGTTTGGCTGGTGGACTAGGTATCTCAAAAGACGAATCGGTGGCGCTTTTGCAAAAGGCTGGTGTTAACCCCGAGGCCCGTGCCGAGAGTTTACGCCTCGAGGAGTGGGCGGCGCTTGCGAGGGTCGCATGA
- a CDS encoding YdcF family protein: MKTIIAIIVALAIVVIGLTMYLAPDDLADCGDAPDGATMCEPADAIVAVSGGDTTARTEEAIQLYQMGWAPKLIFSGAAQDKSGPSNAEVMRRLALDSGVPESDIIIEEYGETTKQNAENTLSIFTENNISSVILVTSAYHQRRAGLEFSSRTAEVAVRNHPVASDHQWSAFWWATPMGWFLALGEFTKIIAFYVVGSR, from the coding sequence ATGAAAACAATCATAGCGATTATCGTTGCGCTTGCAATTGTGGTGATAGGGCTTACGATGTACCTCGCACCAGACGACCTGGCCGATTGTGGCGACGCGCCAGACGGAGCAACGATGTGCGAACCGGCAGATGCGATTGTTGCCGTAAGTGGTGGCGACACGACGGCCCGAACTGAAGAGGCGATTCAACTGTATCAAATGGGCTGGGCGCCAAAGCTCATTTTTTCGGGTGCCGCACAAGATAAATCTGGCCCAAGCAATGCCGAGGTTATGCGACGGCTAGCGCTTGATAGTGGCGTGCCAGAATCCGATATTATTATCGAAGAGTACGGCGAAACGACAAAGCAAAATGCCGAAAACACGCTAAGTATTTTTACCGAAAATAACATTTCGTCGGTCATTTTAGTGACGTCGGCGTATCACCAGCGCCGCGCAGGATTAGAATTTAGCTCGCGAACCGCAGAAGTCGCTGTTCGTAATCACCCCGTGGCAAGCGACCATCAATGGTCGGCGTTTTGGTGGGCAACGCCAATGGGCTGGTTTTTAGCGCTTGGTGAGTTTACGAAAATCATCGCTTTTTATGTAGTAGGTAGTCGCTAA
- a CDS encoding polyphenol oxidase family protein: MIASDQPTIFGKEIIAAVSSVSDGNMKFGIENDDVLKNRQVFLENLGIDLKNTTLVTIDYSPAANYTQYRTLNDSEKAGGMFAPDSETIADALVVTKPGHALFLPLADCVGVILHDAVKGVLMVSHVGRHSAEVDGAKKSVHYLMDSFASRPADIRAWLSPAVGKASYPVHALGDKGLHEIIVEQLLGAGLRQENIEVSAVDTARDKNYFSHSEYLAGNRDSKGRFAVVAMMMGEQGEPAA; this comes from the coding sequence ATGATCGCATCTGACCAACCTACTATTTTTGGCAAAGAAATCATTGCCGCAGTTTCATCGGTAAGCGATGGTAATATGAAATTTGGTATCGAGAATGACGATGTTTTAAAAAACAGGCAGGTATTTTTAGAGAATCTTGGTATCGACCTAAAAAATACCACCCTTGTGACTATCGACTATTCACCCGCTGCAAATTACACGCAGTATCGTACGCTAAACGACAGCGAAAAAGCAGGGGGTATGTTTGCGCCAGATTCCGAAACCATAGCCGATGCGCTTGTGGTGACAAAGCCTGGCCATGCGCTTTTCTTGCCCCTTGCTGATTGTGTTGGGGTTATTTTGCATGACGCAGTAAAAGGTGTTTTGATGGTATCGCATGTTGGTCGCCATAGTGCCGAGGTAGACGGGGCGAAAAAGAGCGTCCACTATCTTATGGATTCGTTTGCGTCGCGTCCTGCTGATATCCGCGCTTGGTTAAGTCCTGCTGTCGGTAAAGCAAGTTATCCGGTTCATGCCTTGGGCGATAAAGGTTTGCACGAGATAATTGTTGAACAGCTTCTGGGCGCCGGCTTACGTCAGGAGAATATAGAGGTAAGCGCGGTTGATACCGCCCGTGATAAGAACTACTTTTCACACAGCGAGTATCTTGCCGGAAATCGTGACAGCAAGGGTCGTTTTGCTGTTGTTGCTATGATGATGGGCGAGCAGGGTGAGCCTGCTGCTTAG
- the mnmA gene encoding tRNA 2-thiouridine(34) synthase MnmA: MRVYVGMSGGVDSSLTAALLKEQGYDVTGVYMKNWTQDLPGMKCPWADDLADAKRVAVQLGIDFKVFDFENEYKHKVVDYMIEEYKLGRTPNPDIMCNQEVKFKLFLEAALEDGAEMIATGHYARVANGVLKMAVDTNKDQTYFLYRVTGKALEKTLFPLGEFTKPEVRKMAEERGLFTAAKKDSQGICFVGKVGIRDFLSQYVEQKPGKIIDKLTGKVLGVHDGAIFYTLGQRHGLELGGGLPYYVVGKSMDKNEVYVTTDLNDDTLWKNDVALTAVHWINDAPQNGTYQIRVRHRAKLVDASLEILDDESVNLHLENAERAIAAGQSVVIYNDDTCLGGGIIA, encoded by the coding sequence ATGCGTGTCTATGTTGGTATGAGCGGTGGTGTCGATAGTAGCCTGACAGCAGCTCTTTTAAAAGAGCAAGGGTACGACGTGACTGGTGTGTATATGAAAAACTGGACGCAAGATTTGCCTGGCATGAAATGTCCATGGGCAGATGATCTTGCCGACGCGAAGCGTGTTGCGGTACAGCTTGGAATCGACTTTAAGGTGTTTGATTTTGAGAATGAATACAAGCACAAAGTCGTTGATTACATGATAGAAGAGTACAAGCTTGGACGAACGCCAAACCCAGATATTATGTGCAACCAAGAGGTTAAGTTTAAGCTGTTTCTTGAAGCCGCGCTAGAAGACGGCGCCGAGATGATAGCAACAGGACACTATGCGCGCGTTGCTAATGGTGTGCTAAAAATGGCCGTCGATACCAACAAAGATCAGACATATTTTTTGTACCGAGTGACTGGTAAGGCGCTTGAAAAAACACTATTTCCGCTTGGTGAGTTTACAAAACCCGAAGTTCGCAAAATGGCAGAGGAGCGTGGCTTGTTTACGGCTGCAAAAAAAGACAGCCAAGGTATATGTTTTGTTGGTAAAGTTGGGATTCGTGATTTTCTGAGCCAGTATGTCGAGCAAAAGCCTGGAAAGATTATTGATAAGCTAACGGGTAAAGTTTTAGGTGTTCACGACGGTGCGATTTTTTACACGCTTGGTCAGCGCCATGGCCTAGAACTTGGTGGCGGATTGCCTTACTATGTTGTTGGTAAAAGCATGGATAAAAATGAGGTGTATGTAACGACGGATCTTAACGACGATACGCTTTGGAAGAACGATGTCGCGTTAACCGCGGTTCATTGGATAAACGACGCGCCTCAAAATGGAACGTATCAAATTCGCGTTCGTCACCGCGCAAAGCTCGTTGATGCATCGCTTGAAATACTAGACGACGAGAGTGTTAATCTTCATCTCGAGAATGCCGAGCGCGCCATTGCCGCAGGTCAATCGGTGGTTATTTATAACGATGACACCTGCCTTGGCGGAGGAATTATCGCCTAG
- a CDS encoding DUF348 domain-containing protein gives MKSITKKSSTPVGIVVAVLLLAIVVLGSIVSSYAQAASPSLSAGQRLITVHDRGRDRGILTHATTLRAAFEEADITIDPNDTVEPGLDDELVATNYDVNIYRARPVTIIDGAVREKVMSPYQTAKQIAKQANITLHDEDTATLSASTDMVSQGAGVQLHVTRATSFKLVLYGNETTAYTQQKTVGDMLNEKGIVVGVGDTLSQPLTAEIHEGMKVELWRNGKQTVTKKEKIAFPIEQIQDADREVGYKKITTPGVKGVKSVTYEIIMKNGKEVSRKKIQSVVLEKAQKQVEIVGAKVEGPEEIMSKIRSAAAAKGIDAQRVLLIARCESGFNPRSDSGFYKGLFQHDPNYWPSRAARYGFAGASYFDVDAQIGVSTSMMAGGGWSHWGCDPGPQ, from the coding sequence ATGAAGAGTATAACCAAAAAATCTTCCACGCCGGTAGGCATAGTCGTTGCTGTGCTCTTGCTTGCTATTGTCGTACTTGGCAGTATTGTTTCTTCGTATGCCCAGGCGGCGTCACCATCGCTTTCTGCAGGTCAGCGCCTCATTACTGTCCACGATCGTGGTCGCGACAGGGGTATTCTTACTCATGCTACGACGCTTCGGGCCGCATTTGAGGAAGCGGATATCACGATTGATCCAAACGATACGGTCGAACCTGGGCTCGATGATGAACTGGTGGCAACTAATTACGATGTTAATATTTACCGTGCACGCCCAGTAACGATTATCGACGGTGCTGTTCGCGAAAAAGTAATGTCGCCATATCAAACCGCCAAACAAATCGCTAAACAGGCAAATATTACCCTTCACGACGAAGATACGGCAACGCTTAGCGCAAGTACCGACATGGTTAGCCAGGGCGCGGGCGTACAGCTGCATGTTACTCGTGCGACATCATTTAAATTGGTGCTGTATGGTAACGAAACAACTGCCTATACCCAACAAAAAACGGTTGGGGATATGCTCAATGAAAAGGGGATTGTTGTTGGCGTTGGCGATACACTCTCACAACCGCTTACTGCCGAAATTCACGAGGGCATGAAAGTAGAGCTATGGCGTAACGGTAAGCAAACGGTGACGAAAAAAGAGAAGATCGCGTTTCCTATCGAACAAATCCAGGACGCTGACCGTGAAGTTGGCTACAAAAAAATCACTACGCCGGGCGTAAAGGGCGTAAAGTCTGTTACCTACGAAATTATCATGAAGAATGGTAAAGAGGTGAGTCGTAAAAAGATTCAGAGTGTCGTGCTTGAGAAGGCGCAAAAGCAGGTAGAGATTGTGGGTGCAAAGGTCGAAGGTCCTGAAGAAATCATGTCAAAGATTCGTTCCGCCGCCGCAGCCAAAGGTATTGACGCTCAGCGCGTATTGCTAATTGCCCGATGTGAGAGTGGATTCAACCCTCGTTCTGATAGCGGGTTTTATAAAGGACTCTTCCAGCACGATCCAAATTACTGGCCTAGTCGAGCGGCGCGTTACGGCTTTGCCGGAGCTTCATACTTTGATGTAGATGCTCAGATAGGCGTTTCAACAAGCATGATGGCTGGCGGTGGCTGGTCGCACTGGGGCTGTGACCCGGGACCTCAATAG
- a CDS encoding TatD family hydrolase, whose translation MLIDTHCHIHDSAYPLDTDHVLQRAHEAGVAKMICVGTDKNSTKEAAEFAAAHDNVFYSIGIHPHETKDGWEEIAAHAPGAVAVGEIGLDYFYAHSPKDVQIRGLEWQIDLALKHNLPIIFHVREAFDDFWPIFDNFHGIRGVVHSFTDTAQHRDEALKRGLFIGVNGISTFTKDENQQEMFATIPLNRLLLETDAPFLTPAPLRGKVNEPAFVRHITEHQALIRDLPYEQIAAITTANAESLFAI comes from the coding sequence ATGTTGATCGACACTCATTGTCATATTCATGATTCGGCCTATCCGCTAGATACCGACCATGTCTTGCAGCGCGCTCACGAAGCGGGTGTGGCAAAAATGATTTGCGTTGGCACCGACAAAAACAGCACAAAAGAAGCCGCCGAATTTGCGGCGGCTCACGATAATGTGTTTTATTCTATTGGTATTCACCCGCACGAAACAAAAGACGGCTGGGAAGAAATTGCCGCGCATGCGCCGGGGGCAGTGGCTGTTGGCGAGATTGGGCTCGACTACTTTTATGCGCACAGCCCTAAGGACGTGCAGATTCGCGGACTCGAATGGCAAATTGACCTAGCATTAAAGCATAACTTGCCAATTATTTTTCATGTTCGTGAGGCGTTTGATGATTTTTGGCCGATTTTTGATAATTTTCACGGTATTCGTGGCGTGGTGCATAGCTTTACCGATACAGCCCAGCACCGAGACGAAGCTTTAAAACGAGGTTTGTTTATAGGGGTAAATGGTATCAGTACGTTTACGAAAGACGAAAATCAGCAGGAAATGTTTGCGACAATTCCTCTAAACCGCTTATTGTTAGAAACGGATGCACCATTCTTGACGCCAGCGCCATTACGTGGTAAAGTCAATGAGCCAGCATTTGTGCGCCATATCACAGAGCACCAGGCTCTCATTCGTGATCTTCCGTACGAACAAATTGCGGCGATCACCACGGCGAATGCCGAATCGTTATTTGCGATCTAA
- a CDS encoding methionine--tRNA ligase: MGKKLYITTAIPYVNGTPHIGNALDYLLADIWTRYQKQNGRDVRFQVGTDEHGNKIAAKATELGLTPKEYTDKMYGNFELLMKKVGAGYTDFIRTTDPHHEGAVQFIWQKLQPYIYKGSYDGWYCMGHEAFFTDKEVEATNGVCPDHQTQYEHVTEENYYLKTSAFTDKIRDAITSGHMEIVPEYRAKEFLEMIKDGVQDVSISRPNKHLSWGVSVPGDHEQIMYVWLDALANYITILGYPDREGWQEYWPADVQVIGKDILRFHAGIWPAMLLGLDLPLPKKLLVHGFVNVGGAKMSKTVGNVVDPSQIIDEYGIDAFRYFFSRHIPTLDDGDFTWEKFENAYNNELGNDLGNLVSRVASMISRYQSGVIGDAPKGDHDTKPYYDAMHELRFNQAIDEVWDTIRELNRYIEMVKPWEIAKRRETDPDAEAHLAEVLGQAVGTLLQVAELLAPFLPTTAENINKIFGTGVVVPIEAVGGLFPKIYKHTEDPRTRQEK; encoded by the coding sequence ATGGGAAAAAAATTATACATAACCACTGCAATCCCTTATGTCAATGGCACGCCGCACATTGGCAATGCTCTTGATTACCTGCTTGCCGATATTTGGACCCGCTACCAAAAGCAGAACGGACGTGATGTTCGCTTTCAGGTTGGTACCGACGAGCATGGAAACAAAATAGCTGCAAAAGCTACCGAACTTGGCCTAACGCCAAAAGAATACACCGACAAAATGTATGGCAACTTCGAGCTTTTAATGAAAAAAGTCGGAGCAGGTTATACCGATTTTATCCGCACTACCGACCCCCATCACGAAGGCGCCGTGCAGTTTATTTGGCAAAAACTTCAACCATATATTTACAAGGGTAGCTACGACGGCTGGTACTGTATGGGCCACGAGGCGTTCTTTACCGATAAAGAGGTGGAGGCGACAAACGGTGTTTGTCCCGATCATCAAACGCAGTACGAACATGTTACCGAAGAAAACTACTATCTAAAAACCAGTGCCTTTACCGATAAAATTCGCGACGCAATTACCAGTGGTCACATGGAAATCGTACCCGAATATCGCGCCAAGGAATTCCTTGAAATGATAAAGGACGGTGTTCAAGACGTCAGTATCTCGCGCCCGAACAAGCACCTTAGCTGGGGAGTAAGCGTTCCTGGCGATCACGAACAGATTATGTACGTGTGGCTCGACGCGTTGGCGAACTATATTACCATTTTGGGTTACCCAGACCGCGAAGGTTGGCAAGAATACTGGCCAGCCGATGTTCAGGTGATTGGTAAAGATATTCTGCGTTTCCATGCAGGCATTTGGCCGGCGATGCTTTTGGGCCTTGATCTTCCGCTTCCTAAAAAACTGCTTGTTCATGGGTTTGTAAACGTAGGCGGTGCCAAAATGAGCAAGACTGTCGGCAATGTTGTTGACCCTAGCCAGATTATCGATGAGTATGGTATCGACGCATTCCGTTATTTCTTCTCGCGCCATATCCCAACCCTCGACGACGGCGACTTTACCTGGGAGAAGTTCGAAAACGCCTACAACAACGAGCTCGGTAACGACTTGGGAAACCTAGTGTCGCGTGTTGCCAGCATGATATCGCGCTATCAAAGTGGCGTTATTGGTGACGCGCCAAAGGGTGATCACGATACAAAGCCATACTACGATGCAATGCATGAACTTCGCTTTAACCAGGCGATCGACGAAGTATGGGATACGATTCGCGAACTTAATCGCTATATCGAAATGGTAAAGCCGTGGGAAATTGCAAAACGTCGCGAAACCGACCCAGATGCCGAAGCGCACCTTGCTGAAGTTTTAGGACAGGCCGTTGGAACATTACTGCAGGTTGCTGAACTTTTGGCGCCGTTCTTGCCAACAACAGCCGAAAATATCAATAAGATATTTGGCACCGGTGTTGTTGTGCCTATCGAAGCCGTCGGGGGATTGTTCCCAAAGATATACAAACACACTGAAGACCCTCGTACTCGTCAGGAAAAGTAA
- a CDS encoding cysteine desulfurase has translation MNTETIYLDHAAATPMDERVLFAMQPYFTDLFYNPSSPYSPAVAVRRQYEAAKHTLAGTFGAKGDELVITAGATESINLAFASIGGHVVTANIEHHAVLAAAKRYEHTLVQSDDRGFVSADAVKKAIRHDTRLVSIALANNELGTIQPIRDIAAVIKAERDKRLEAGDTTPIYLHSDASQGTGQLDIHVSRLGVDLLTLNAGKVYGPKQVGLLWADSRVQLEPQIVGGGQERGLRSGTENVAGVIGFAKAMELAEKHRRFETDRLKQLRDTLQTQLTNAFSDAVVSGYEKRRLAGHLHISFPGVDAERLVFALETRGVLVATGSACAANKGTRSHVLTAIGLAPEVADGSLRLTLGHLSTDENTKRAGEIIIEEVTRERKRVGL, from the coding sequence ATGAACACCGAGACGATCTATCTGGATCATGCTGCTGCAACGCCTATGGATGAGCGTGTTTTGTTTGCTATGCAGCCGTACTTTACGGATCTTTTTTATAACCCCTCTAGCCCGTATTCGCCAGCTGTAGCCGTTCGTCGCCAGTACGAGGCGGCAAAGCATACGCTTGCGGGAACGTTTGGTGCTAAGGGCGACGAGCTGGTTATTACTGCCGGCGCAACCGAGTCGATTAATCTTGCCTTTGCAAGTATTGGCGGACATGTTGTCACGGCGAATATTGAACACCATGCGGTACTTGCGGCTGCAAAGCGTTATGAACATACGCTCGTTCAAAGTGATGACCGCGGCTTTGTGTCGGCCGATGCAGTTAAAAAAGCAATCCGCCACGATACGCGGCTGGTAAGTATTGCGCTTGCGAACAACGAGCTTGGTACTATTCAGCCGATCCGCGATATTGCAGCGGTTATTAAAGCCGAGCGCGATAAGCGTTTAGAGGCCGGCGACACGACGCCAATTTATCTGCATAGCGATGCTTCGCAGGGCACGGGTCAGCTTGATATTCATGTTTCACGGCTCGGCGTTGATCTTTTAACGCTAAACGCTGGTAAAGTATATGGGCCAAAACAGGTAGGGCTTTTGTGGGCGGATAGCCGCGTGCAGCTAGAGCCTCAGATTGTAGGTGGTGGACAAGAGCGAGGGTTGCGTAGCGGCACCGAAAACGTTGCGGGGGTTATTGGGTTTGCGAAGGCAATGGAGCTTGCCGAAAAGCACCGACGTTTCGAGACAGACAGGCTAAAGCAGCTTCGTGATACGTTGCAAACGCAGCTTACGAACGCTTTTAGCGATGCGGTCGTATCTGGATACGAAAAGCGCCGTCTTGCTGGACACTTACACATTTCGTTCCCTGGCGTCGATGCTGAGCGTTTGGTATTTGCGCTTGAAACGCGTGGTGTGTTGGTGGCAACGGGTAGTGCCTGTGCAGCAAACAAAGGAACGCGCTCGCATGTTCTTACGGCTATAGGGTTAGCGCCCGAAGTTGCAGATGGTAGTTTGCGTTTGACATTGGGCCACTTATCGACCGACGAAAACACCAAGCGGGCTGGTGAAATTATTATCGAGGAAGTGACGCGCGAGCGAAAAAGGGTAGGTCTATGA
- a CDS encoding UvrD-helicase domain-containing protein, with translation MDLLKDLNPAQADAVKTTSGPLLILAGAGSGKTKTLTHRIAYLIANEGVWPNEILAVTFTNKAAKEMRERLGHLLQQDGSARQFMPWMGTFHGICVRLLRMDGDKIGISPNYVIYDEDDRQGLIKQAMKQLSITDKQIKPRAVSSAISNAKNELRSPEEFAAHANYPFEKEVAKIYTLYEKMRIEAGALDFDDLLIEAVRLFRDHPEVRAKWRTQFKHILIDEYQDTNAAQYAIVKSLVGETRNICVVGDDWQSIYSWRGADFTNILNFERDFPGAKIVKLEQNYRSTGSILEAAHSVITKNVQRSEKKLWTAEPAGAPVQVHPVYDESEEAYMVASRINAQASIGARKYGDFAVLYRMNSQSYTLERALLQHRIPYQIVGGVRFYDRKEIKDVIAYLRLLYQPNDRMSFSRIVNIPTRGIGATSLEKFLTWQATSGFDIISALINVEQTSSLTPRAKMAFARLGDLLRGLQAKLQSDKSPTDIIESLIEKTGYRDFILDGTPQAEEREANIGSLVSDAKAFATLPDFLEEVALMSSADTSSNEQKVTLMTIHAAKGLEFPVVFMVGMEEGVFPTARVYEAGPNELEEERRLCYVGMTRAREELHLSYAQSRLQFGQRGYNPASRFLADMGHEVAEAPAVSFTAKNTGEYDEFSDVPAFDIGDSVRSAQFGIGEIVDIDGMAVTIEFASGQTKKLNVEYARLEKI, from the coding sequence ATGGATTTACTTAAAGACCTCAATCCCGCGCAGGCTGACGCGGTAAAAACGACGTCCGGCCCGCTTCTTATTTTGGCGGGTGCGGGCAGTGGCAAGACAAAAACCTTGACGCACCGAATAGCATATTTGATTGCAAACGAAGGTGTATGGCCAAACGAAATATTAGCCGTAACGTTTACGAACAAAGCCGCTAAAGAAATGCGCGAGCGTCTGGGGCATTTATTGCAGCAAGACGGTAGCGCCAGGCAATTTATGCCCTGGATGGGGACATTTCACGGTATTTGTGTGCGGCTGCTTCGTATGGACGGCGACAAAATCGGCATATCGCCAAACTACGTCATTTACGACGAAGACGATCGCCAAGGTCTCATAAAGCAGGCTATGAAACAGCTGTCGATTACCGACAAGCAAATCAAACCGCGCGCAGTAAGTAGTGCGATTTCAAATGCAAAAAACGAACTTCGATCGCCCGAGGAATTTGCCGCGCATGCTAACTATCCGTTCGAAAAAGAAGTTGCCAAGATCTATACGCTTTACGAAAAGATGCGCATCGAGGCTGGCGCGCTCGACTTTGACGACCTGCTAATAGAGGCGGTCCGCTTATTCCGCGATCACCCAGAAGTTCGTGCAAAATGGCGTACGCAGTTCAAGCACATTCTTATCGATGAGTACCAGGACACGAACGCCGCGCAGTACGCAATCGTTAAAAGTCTTGTCGGCGAAACACGTAATATTTGTGTTGTGGGCGACGACTGGCAATCTATTTATAGCTGGCGAGGGGCTGATTTTACGAATATTTTGAACTTTGAGCGGGACTTTCCTGGGGCAAAAATCGTGAAACTCGAACAAAACTACAGAAGTACAGGCTCAATCCTTGAGGCCGCGCATAGTGTTATCACTAAAAACGTGCAACGATCCGAAAAAAAGCTTTGGACAGCCGAGCCTGCGGGCGCGCCCGTGCAGGTTCACCCTGTGTACGATGAAAGCGAAGAGGCGTACATGGTTGCCAGCCGAATCAACGCGCAGGCAAGTATCGGTGCGCGCAAATATGGTGATTTTGCCGTGCTGTACCGTATGAACTCGCAAAGTTACACTCTAGAGCGAGCGCTGTTGCAGCACAGGATACCGTATCAAATTGTGGGCGGTGTACGTTTTTATGATCGTAAAGAAATTAAAGATGTTATTGCGTATCTTCGTTTGTTATATCAGCCGAACGACCGCATGAGTTTTAGTCGTATTGTGAATATTCCGACGCGTGGAATCGGCGCGACAAGCCTCGAGAAGTTTCTTACGTGGCAGGCAACAAGTGGATTTGATATTATTTCAGCGCTTATCAATGTCGAACAAACGTCTAGCCTTACGCCTCGTGCAAAAATGGCGTTCGCCCGGCTGGGTGATCTGCTACGGGGGTTGCAGGCAAAGTTGCAGTCCGATAAATCTCCGACAGATATCATTGAATCGCTTATCGAAAAAACAGGCTACCGCGATTTTATTTTAGATGGCACTCCGCAGGCTGAAGAGCGCGAAGCAAACATTGGGTCGCTGGTTTCTGACGCCAAGGCCTTTGCGACGCTGCCCGATTTTCTCGAGGAAGTCGCATTGATGTCGAGTGCCGATACAAGTAGTAACGAGCAAAAAGTAACGCTCATGACAATCCACGCAGCAAAAGGACTCGAGTTTCCAGTGGTGTTCATGGTGGGTATGGAAGAGGGGGTATTCCCAACAGCGCGCGTGTACGAGGCTGGTCCGAACGAACTCGAGGAAGAGCGCAGGCTTTGTTATGTGGGCATGACCCGCGCCCGTGAAGAGTTGCATCTTAGCTACGCGCAAAGCCGTTTACAGTTTGGACAGCGTGGCTACAACCCGGCATCACGCTTTTTGGCAGATATGGGCCATGAAGTAGCCGAAGCGCCAGCTGTGTCGTTTACGGCTAAAAATACCGGTGAATACGATGAATTTAGCGATGTGCCGGCATTTGATATTGGCGATAGTGTTCGTTCGGCACAGTTCGGTATTGGCGAGATAGTCGATATCGACGGAATGGCCGTAACGATTGAATTTGCATCGGGCCAAACGAAGAAGTTGAACGTCGAGTACGCTCGTCTTGAAAAAATCTAA
- a CDS encoding prepilin-type N-terminal cleavage/methylation domain-containing protein has translation MGGRQKGFTIVELLIVIVVIALLAVIVIVAYNGMQQRAQDTAIKSDLSAIGKAFANYKTIKGTYPTTETEISEIHNTATTGLNESNVKITRTAYDVTTQAAAGDTNRRNILICVRSGGTDPQFGILALSKSGSVWLYTSNGGISLSPDSWVGQQTTSCPRVGIALTDPGYARWFGYQRTEAASVDSGWRGWTTQ, from the coding sequence ATGGGTGGGCGACAAAAGGGGTTTACGATTGTCGAACTTCTTATCGTTATTGTTGTTATTGCTCTACTGGCGGTTATTGTTATCGTTGCCTATAACGGCATGCAGCAAAGGGCTCAGGATACGGCTATCAAGTCCGATTTGAGCGCGATCGGAAAAGCCTTTGCGAATTATAAAACGATCAAAGGAACGTATCCGACAACCGAAACTGAAATTAGTGAAATCCACAATACGGCCACGACAGGGCTGAATGAATCAAATGTAAAGATCACTCGCACCGCCTATGATGTAACAACGCAAGCGGCGGCTGGCGATACTAACCGTCGTAATATTCTTATTTGTGTTCGAAGTGGCGGTACTGATCCGCAGTTTGGAATCCTTGCGTTATCAAAATCGGGAAGCGTATGGCTGTATACCTCTAATGGCGGTATTTCTCTTAGTCCTGATTCGTGGGTCGGCCAGCAAACGACATCGTGTCCACGGGTGGGCATTGCTCTTACGGATCCTGGTTACGCGCGCTGGTTCGGCTACCAGCGAACGGAGGCTGCTTCTGTAGATAGCGGCTGGCGCGGCTGGACGACACAGTAG